In the genome of Girardinichthys multiradiatus isolate DD_20200921_A chromosome 7, DD_fGirMul_XY1, whole genome shotgun sequence, one region contains:
- the LOC124871559 gene encoding cytohesin-interacting protein, with protein MQSTMNVNGFQRQSSQENCNLDNTLRKKAALWYRRSLRGNSDRHRQNTGSLPRGYKPKLTHTNSLVDYTDPQRTTVVLEKQDNETFGFEIQTYGLQLKNTSDVEMCTFVCTVKEDSVAESAGLTAGDVIVTINTISIEGLSHQHILDLIRQSTNSLKLETVCGNVVKKIELEKKLNQLQQSLREKLKEFQALTLQEKGLMRDNLNDSSLNLLMDPSAILGSPIRRRGRRFSSDSSYRSGLTDDSDQASVFGDLNSPSPYSAASTTDDGCFFSRDFSLQDGSRRVSSSSSLHHQAISRSSSSSLADSSTSLSPSWEEKRISSLFGTLPRKGRRASVRKHIFKLIPGLQRSVEEEEMGTP; from the exons ATGCAGTCCACTATGAATGTCAATGGATTTCAGAGACAAAGCAGCCAGGAGAACTGCAATCTGGATAACACCTTGAGGAAGAAAGCTGCTCTGTGGTACCGGCGCTCACTCAGAGGGAACAGTGACCGACACCGCCAGAACACTGGCTCCCTGCCCAGAGGTTACAAG CCTAAACTAACCCACACCAACTCTCTGGTTGATTACACAGACCCGCAAAG AACCACAGTTGTGTTGGAAAAACAAGACAATGAAACATTTGGTTTTGAAATTCAG ACATACGGTTTGCAGCTGAAGAACACCTCTGATGTGGAGATGTGCACCTTCGTGTGCACGGTGAAAGAAGACAGCGTGGCTGAAAGTGCTGGCCTGACCGCAG gaGATGTTATCGTCACTATCAACACAATCAGCATAGAAGGATTGTCTCATCAACACATTCTTGATCTTATAAGACAATCAACCAACAGCCTAAA GTTGGAGACTGTGTGTGGAAATGTCGTGAAGAAGATAGAGCTTGAGAAGAAACTCAACCAGCTCCAG CAGTCCTTGCGTGAGAAGTTGAAGGAGTTTCAAGCGCTCACATTACAGGAAAAAGGTCTGATGCGAG ATAATTTAAATGACAGCAGCCTCAATCTGTTGATGGACCCTTCAGCCATACTGGGCTCCCCCATACGTCGCCGGGGTCGCCGTTTCTCCAGCGATAGTAGCTACAGGAGCGGGCTGACAGATGACAGTGACCAGGCTAGCGTGTTTGGGGATTTGAACTCACCCAGTCCCTACAGCGCAGCCAGCACCACGGATGATGGCTGCTTTTTCTCAAGAGACTTCTCCTTGCAGGACGGGTCAAGGAGGGTGTCCTCGAGCTCCAGCCTCCATCACCAGGCTATCAGCCGCTCCAGCAGCTCCAGTCTTGCTGACAGCAGCACCTCCCTGTCTCCATCCTGGGAAGAAAAAAGGATCTCATCCTTGTTTGGGACTCTGCCCAGGAAAGGCAGGAGAGCCAGTGTGCGCAAGCATATCTTTAAGTTAATTCCTGGACTTCAGCGATCGGTTGAAGAGGAAGAGATGGGAACACCTTAA